The Dasypus novemcinctus isolate mDasNov1 chromosome 12, mDasNov1.1.hap2, whole genome shotgun sequence genome includes a window with the following:
- the TOMM22 gene encoding mitochondrial import receptor subunit TOM22 homolog, giving the protein MAAPTPAAGPGAPLSPDELLPKGDAEKTEEELEEDDDEELDETLSERLWGLTEMFPERVRTAAGATFDLSLFVAQKMYRFSRAALWIGTTSFMILVLPVVFETEKLQMEQQQQLQQRQILLGPNTGLSGGMPGALPSLPGKI; this is encoded by the exons ATGGCTGCTCCCACCCCTGCTGCCGGCCCTGGGGCGCCGCTGTCCCCGGACGAATTACTTCCGAAGGGCGATGCcgaaaaaactgaagaggagctGGAAGAGGACGATGACGAAGAG CTAGATGAGACCCTGTCGGAGAGACTGTGGGGTCTGACGGAGATGTTCCCGGAGAGGGTTCGGACCGCAGCTGGAGCCACTTTTGATCTCTCCCTCTTTGTGGCTCAAAAAATGTACAG GTTTTCCAGGGCAGCCTTGTGGATTGGAACCACTTCCTTTATGATTCTGGTTCTTCCTGTTGTTTTTGAGACTGAGAAGTTGCAAATGGAGCAACAACAGCAGTTGCAGCAGCGGCAG ATACTTCTAGGGCCCAACACAGGTCTGTCAGGAGGAATGCCAGGGGCTCTACCTTCACTTCCTGGAAAGATCTAG
- the JOSD1 gene encoding josephin-1, translating to MSCMPWKGDKAKSESLELPQAAPLQIYHEKQRRELCALHALNNVFQDSNAFTRETLQEIFQRLSPNTMVTPHKKSMLGNGNYDVNVIMAALQTKGYEAVWWDKRRDVSVIALTNVMGFIMNLPSSLCWGPLKLPLKRQHWICVREVGGAYYNLDSKLKMPEWIGGESELRKFLKHHLRGKNCELLLVVSEEVEAHQTWRADV from the exons ATGAGTTGCATGCCATGGAAAGGAGACAAGGCCAAGTCTGAATCATTGGAACTGCCTCAGGCAGCACCCCTTCAGATTTACCATGAGAAGCAGCGCAGGGAGCTTTGTGCCCTCCACGCCCTCAACAACGTCTTCCAGGACAGCAACGCCTTCACCCGGGAGACGCTGCAAGAGATTTTCCAGAG GTTGTCTCCAAATACCATGGTGACGCCCCACAAGAAGAGCATGTTGGGAAATGGGAACTACGATGTGAACGTCATCATGGCAGCACTTCAGACCAAAGGCTATGAAGCTGTTTGGTGGGACAAGCGCAG GGATGTGAGTGTCATTGCTCTCACTAATGTCATGGGGTTCATCATGAATCTGCCCTCCAGCCTGTGCTGGGGTCCACTGAAGTTGCCTCTCAAAAGGCAGCACTGGATCTGTGTTCGCGAGGTGGGAGGTGCCTACTACAACCTCGACTCCAAACTCAAGATGCCCGAGTGGATTGGAGGCGAGAGCGAGCTCAG GAAATTTCTAAAACATCATTTGCGAGGAAAGAACTGTGAACTCCTGCTAGTGGTATCAGAAGAGGTGGAGGCCCACCAGACTTGGAGGGCTGATGTGTGA